GCCATCAATAATAATATGGGCAACATGAATACCTTGAGACCCAAACTCCCGTGCTAAGGACTGCGCCAGCGCCCTTAACCCAAACTTACCTACAGCTAAAGCTGCAAACCGCGCCCCACCTCTGGTTGCAGCAGTAGCGCCCGTCAGCAGGATTGTACCTCGGCTTCGTTCCACCATTTGGGGTAGAACCTGCCGTACAGCGAGAAATGCACCAAAACAGTTAACTTTCCAATTTGCTTCAAACTGTTCTGGTGTCAGTTCCAGAATACCAGCCATTGTAAAGGCTCCAGCATTATACACCAAGATTTCCGGTGCATTTAGTTGCGACTTTACTTGCTCAAAGGCGTTGTTGACAGACGTAGGATCAGACACATCACAAGCAACAGCCAGCGCTTTCCCACCATTAGCTTCAATATCCTTTTGAATTTGGCTGAGTTTATCTATATTTCTGGCCATCAATCCCACAGCAAATCCTTCACGGGCAAACCGATGAGCAACTGCACAACCTAATCCTGGCCCGACACCAACTACTACTGCAACTTTTGCTTCACTCATGGCGGGGATGCTCCTATTAGGGTATATCCCTAACCTATATTAATCAGTGTGAGTTGAGAGCGATCGCAACTCTTTACGATTACCTATGACTGCTAAACTTGGGGTTAAGATAGTGACTACAATCTTTATGGAAACTAAAGAAATTCTCCAAGCACTACCAAAATTAAGTGTTAGTGATCGCTTAAAAATCGCTGAAGCAGCTTTGCTACTGATTCGTCAAGAACAACAATCAATCACAAAGAGCAAAAGCATCAACTGGCAATAGCTGCAATGACAGCTGTTGTAGATTACGCTCCTGATAGCGAATTGATAGTTTCTTCTGACATAGAGGGAGAAGATTTTTACGATTACTCAGATAACAAAAAATAGTGCTGCTATGCCCAAAGCATAGACAGCACAAGTTTATAATTCACAATTTAACTATGACCTCGTATTAGCAGCGATCGTCACTTCTTTTTGTTTTCCTGGTTCTCCCAGTTGCTTAGCTTTTTCTTTATTGATGCTTACTAATACACCACCAGCATTATTTGTTCTGACTGTTAGTTGCTCTTGAGCTTTCCAAGTCTTATGAGTTCCTTCTGGTAGTTCACCTTCATACTCTACCTTGCCATCAACTAATACCTGAATCCAAGATTTTTCTGTTAGGGTCAAACCAATTTGCACTTGTTGAGGATTTACACTTTTATTTATATCACTAACAGGTTGAAACTTTTGCGATTGAATTAGAGTCTGTTGATTTTGTTTGAGCTTATTTTGATTATTATTTACTGCTTGCAAAGCATTAGCATTTAATAACTGAGATAAGCCACCTACAGAAAACAAAATCATAAATATGTAAAGTAGGTAAAGATGCAATGGACGTAACTCACCTATTGGTGTATGTTTCCAACTAGATTTTAAACTGACTCGATGAGTTCCAATGGGAAAATTACTAGCAAATTCTGCACCATTAAGACCTAATGCATCAGCAAATTGCCGAATTAAACCCTGAATGTAAACTGGTTCGGGTAGTTCTGCTAAATTACCTTCTTCAATTGCTTGCAACAGCCGCCGGGGTATTCTGGTCAATAAAACAATTTCGTCTAATGATAAACCTTTTTCCTGGCGTGAGGAGCTAAGTTTTGCGCCCATTGCTACTAACTTTTCGCCTCGCTGTTGATCTAATGAAGTTGTCAACTCATGCTTATTTTTCCTAGTTAGCCAATTCATGTTTTATTTTCACTCCTTAAATCTAGCTAAATCATTTATAGGAATCTGCTTTAACTTTTTGTAAAAAGCGAATTTCACTTTCTTTTAGGTGACGATATTCACCTTCACCTAAGGGTTTTCTTCCAGGTGATTCTAGTTGAATTGAACCTATGGCGGTACGATGCAATTTAATTACTGGGTGTCCTAACAGTTCGGCTACACGGCGAATCTGACGATTTCTTCCCTCCTTTAAAATGATTTCCAAACAAGTAGTATCAGCAAAATTTTTGATTAGTTGCACCTGTGCTGGTCGTGTTTTTCTTCCGTTTAACAGCACACCCTGACGCCACATGCGTAGTACTGATTCGGTTGGATGTCCTTCTACTAAAACACGATAAGTTTTGGGGATACTATGGCGTGGGTGGGTAAGCCAGAATGTTAACTCTCCATCGTTTGTCAGTATGATGGCTCCTGTAGAGTCTATATCCAAGCGACCAACAGGGTGAATCCCTTGACCAGAGTGCAATTCTGGTGGTAACAGATCCAAAACAGTCTTTCTTCCTTGGGGATCATGGCAAGTGGAAACTACACCTACGCCTTTGTGCAGTAGTAGATACACTAAATTCGGACGCTGCCCAGATGATACTGGCTTTCCGTCAACTGTGATTGTATCTTTTTGAGGATCTACTTTTTGACCTAAATGTGCCAAATCGCCATTGACCCGCACGCGCGCTCGCCTGATCATTTCTTCGGCTTGACGGCGTGAGGCAATACCCCATTGGGATAAGATTTTTTGTAACCTTTCCTCCATGTGGAAATTACTTGACTTTATAGTCAATAATAAAACACACAATCAATTGCACAAGATTTTACTTTTGCGGTTGGTAGTAAGTAGCCGCAAATGATACAGTTAAGACTTGTTTAAATAATTAGAGATTTGTAAGTAATTAATCATAAGCAAATAATAGAGTGGTAGATGGCACAGAACAATTTGGAAAGGCAAACTCAGAACAAAAAAATTCGCATCATTACGAATGTGCTGACGAAAGCACTCAAATTATGGCTGAGATCCCAAGTTAGCCAAGTCTATGAGTTGGAAGTCGAGATGAAAGCGAGCGATCGCGATATTCTCTCTGGTTACATTCCTTGGGTGTCGATTTTTGCTAGTTATGCCGTTTATCAAGGTATTCATCTTACGCAAATTCAACTTGTGGCAGAAAATATTCGTATCAACATTGGCTCAGTACTCAAGGGTCAGCCACTACGGCTGTTAGAAACTGTACCAGTGGTTGGTGAAGTCATAGTAGAGGAGGATGAACTTAACGCTTCTGTTTCATCTTCTTTGTTATCAACTGCTTTAAATGATGTACTGGATAAACTTTTACCAGAACAGTGTCCAAAATCCAAGTCAATTTTTTACCAAAAAATTATTCTTGCCCACAGTCGGATAATACTTTACATTTCTCAACCTGCTGAAAACAGCTCCACAGTTTCAGAAGTATGTGCAAACATTGAGTTACTCAGCGCTCATGAGTTGCAAATATCACACATCCAGGCAAAAAACAACACGGGAACAGTCCTAGAAAGCCATAATGGACACTATCTGAATTTGGGTTCAGATGTTGATATCCAACAGCTAAAGCTGCTCCCAGGAAAATTAGTTTGTCACGGACGAATTAATGTTAACCCTTAACAAAGTAGTCAATTGTTAAGAGTTTTTCTCCTATTGACCATTAACAATTGACTTTTACACTGGTCTAGTTATATTCCGCCAGTTGATTACTAACTTGCAAAACCGAATTGACTAGATGGGCATCTAGAAACCATAAACGCTTATCAACCACCATAGAAACTTCTGCATAGAGATAGGCTGTATCAGCGTCCCCTAAAACGGCAGTCCGGTCAATATTTTCCCAGAGTAAATTTCCGTATATAGCCAAACGCTCTGCGATCGAAGTCACATGATCTTTACCTTGTACAATATGAAGGGGATATTCAGGTAAAACTGATAGTCCTGCTGCACTCCGAGCAGTACCAATTGCCAAACCTCCAAGAACTGTAACTCGCTGTGCCAGCAAGTCGATATACAAATCTAATTCAGATGCAATTTCATTGAACAACTCGTGTAAATTGGAGGAATTTGTAATATCAACATTCCAATATGCCTGCTTAATTTGAGTTTTGAGATCGATTGTGGTTGCAAGCGTTTGATTGAGAATATCAATAAGTTGCGCTCGAACTTGTAAGGGTAGGTTAATTTCAGATGTATTTAGGCGTTTACCACGAGGCTCACTACTACCGTTCATTCGCTCTCCTTAGAGAAGAAAGGAAAAAGATCTAGTGATAGAACGCCCAGCTAGCGCTTTTGGCATAAGTATCTGTTGGGATGCACTTTCAGACTTTTGCTTCAGCTTTTATCCCCCACTCACACCTGTTATTACCTTACAAGCACCAGAATCATCGCAGAGGTCAGGGTAAAGAAGAGGGGAAAAAGGGAAAGGGTTAGTTATAGATGAAAAGTTCCTTTCCCCTTGATCTTTAACCTTTACCCATCGGTTTACTTTGGGTTGTAGACAAATAGCTACCTGTGAGGGCAGAAATTGGGGGGAATTGCTAGGGCTGAACACCACTAGCCGATGTCAATAGGGATTTTAAATCTTCGGCGTTGCATAATAGCGGTATGAATTGAGGTCAATTAATCATGGAATGTCCACGCTGTGGATCTTGTCATAACCGTAAGAATGGAAAGAAAAGAGGTAAACAGAATCACATTTGCTGTGATTGTGGTCGTCAATTCATTGATGTCTATAAACCACCCAGGGGCTACTCGGATGAAATCAAACAAGAATGCCTAAAAATGTACGTCAATGGTATGGGATTTCGTGGAATTGAAAGGGTGAAAAACGTTCATCATACTACCATTATTCATTGGGTTAAACGAGTGGGTACACAATTGGCGGATACACCAAATTCAAAGGAAATTCCGCAGGTGGGAGAACTAGATGAATTAGAAACATTTATTGGTTCAAAAAAAATAAAATCTGGTTGTGGACGGCGGTAAATCACTTTACTCAAGGTATTCTTGCTTGGGTTTTAGGTGATCGTAGTTCGACTACTTTCCAACAGTTATGGAACATTGTCCAGTGTTGGCAGAGTTATTTTTACGTCACAGATGGATACCCTGTTTACCCTTGTTTTGTTCCTGATGGTGACCAAATTGTGAGTAAGACCTACATGACACGAGTCGAAAATGAAAACACAAGGCTTAGACATTATTTGGCTCGTCTTCATCGTAAAACTTTATGTTATTCCAAAACTGAGGAAATGCTGAGATACTCTGTTCGATTGTTATTGCACTACCTCAAATATCGTTCTGTTCCCTTACCTGCCTAAAACATACCTTTATTCAGCAACGCCAAATCTTCTATCTAAAGGTATCGAAACTTGATTGTTGCTGTATAGATGATTATTGCTTTTTTAGAATATTGTTGCTATTTTCTACGTAATTCTTTGGGTGTGACTCCCAATAAACGCTTGAAATGGCGTGTAAATTGGCTTTGATCTGCAAAACCTACTATGGAAGCAACTTCAGAAATTTTGAGTTTACTCTGTAAGAGCAACATTTTGGCACGCTCAATCCTACAGTGAATTACGTACTGATAGGGAGAAAGACCTGTGGATTGCTTGAATAATCGGGCAAAGTGGTATCTACTCAGACCAACTTCCTGAGCCATCGCTCCCAGCAACAAATCTTCTGCCAAATGGTCAATAATATATTCTGTTACCCTTTGTAGCTTGTGTTTGGGTAAACCTCCTCGGTAATCTTGCAGACAATGTTTTGGGGCAGAGTAGTGTTGCAACAAATGGGCTGACAATGCAGTGGCCATAGAATCAGCATAAAGACGACTAACAGAATGATTAGATTCTAGTGCGCTCTTGAGGGCAAGCCCAATTTGATAAATCAAAGGATCAGGCTTGGAAAAGTGTGGTATAATCTCAACTACGTCTGATTCAACTGACTCGTGGGCTATTTTGGCTACTAATTCAGAATCCAAAGTTAAAGCAATAAACTCAGATTCCTCTACAGTGATTGCTCTATGAGTTATGTAAGGCGGTATGACTGCAACATCCCCTGGCATGGAGGTTTCGCTTTTATGGCATTCACCTAGCCACCTTTCTAATTCTAACTGGCATCTAATCCTAATTACAAGCACATAATTAGTAGAGTAATGTTCCGGGCTTTCATAGGCAGGCTGGATGTGATACTCCAAACCCAGGTTTTCCCATCCTGATTCATGGCTTGATAATATGGGCGGTCTGGTGAGAACATGCTTACGAACATCTACTCTAGTCACATCAATGGCCAGGGACTGTTCCCATCGCATTGGCTTCTCCTTTGCCGCTGGGCTGTTATTGCCACTTTTTCAAAACATTATTTGTATGGATAGGAAGTGGTTGGTTGAATGCAGCCTTGAAATTAGTATAGTTTATCAATAGTTTTATGTAACAAGGTTATCTCTTGTATTGAGATAATATATTATTTATTATCCTTATTAAAGTACATTTTTCAGGGTTGCTTTTTAAAGTCAACGATTGAACTTTGTAATCTTTACCATCAGCATTACTAGAAATTCAATTAGATTTATGAAGTTATGGGAGATGGGGAGATGAGGAGATGGGGTGTGAGGAATAACTAAGAACTAACTACTAACCACTAACTACTAACCACTAACTACTAATGTACAGACGCGATGTTCCTCGCGTCTCTACCTACTAACCAACAACCAACTGCTAACTAAATCAATAACGGTAATAGAAGAGATATAAAATAGTAAACTAAAGGAGCGGTAAAAATATAACTATCAGTACGGTCTAAAATGCCGCCGTGACCAGGGATTAGTTGTCCTGAATCTTTGACTCCAGCATCTCGTTTAAGCATTGATTCAGTTAAGTCACCTAAAAGACCAGCAACCCCAATTAACAAGCCCAATATCAAACCAGTAATAGGGTATTTAGGCCAGTTAAAATAGTAAGCTGTAGCAAATGCAACTATTATACTTGCAGCAACACCAAACACAGCAC
Above is a genomic segment from Fischerella sp. JS2 containing:
- a CDS encoding AraC family transcriptional regulator is translated as MRWEQSLAIDVTRVDVRKHVLTRPPILSSHESGWENLGLEYHIQPAYESPEHYSTNYVLVIRIRCQLELERWLGECHKSETSMPGDVAVIPPYITHRAITVEESEFIALTLDSELVAKIAHESVESDVVEIIPHFSKPDPLIYQIGLALKSALESNHSVSRLYADSMATALSAHLLQHYSAPKHCLQDYRGGLPKHKLQRVTEYIIDHLAEDLLLGAMAQEVGLSRYHFARLFKQSTGLSPYQYVIHCRIERAKMLLLQSKLKISEVASIVGFADQSQFTRHFKRLLGVTPKELRRK
- a CDS encoding pseudouridine synthase, with translation MEERLQKILSQWGIASRRQAEEMIRRARVRVNGDLAHLGQKVDPQKDTITVDGKPVSSGQRPNLVYLLLHKGVGVVSTCHDPQGRKTVLDLLPPELHSGQGIHPVGRLDIDSTGAIILTNDGELTFWLTHPRHSIPKTYRVLVEGHPTESVLRMWRQGVLLNGRKTRPAQVQLIKNFADTTCLEIILKEGRNRQIRRVAELLGHPVIKLHRTAIGSIQLESPGRKPLGEGEYRHLKESEIRFLQKVKADSYK
- a CDS encoding SDR family NAD(P)-dependent oxidoreductase, encoding MSEAKVAVVVGVGPGLGCAVAHRFAREGFAVGLMARNIDKLSQIQKDIEANGGKALAVACDVSDPTSVNNAFEQVKSQLNAPEILVYNAGAFTMAGILELTPEQFEANWKVNCFGAFLAVRQVLPQMVERSRGTILLTGATAATRGGARFAALAVGKFGLRALAQSLAREFGSQGIHVAHIIIDGMINTPRVQAMASNRDAHTLVSPDAIAETYWQLYKQDTTAWTLELDLRPAVEKF
- a CDS encoding DUF2993 domain-containing protein yields the protein MAQNNLERQTQNKKIRIITNVLTKALKLWLRSQVSQVYELEVEMKASDRDILSGYIPWVSIFASYAVYQGIHLTQIQLVAENIRINIGSVLKGQPLRLLETVPVVGEVIVEEDELNASVSSSLLSTALNDVLDKLLPEQCPKSKSIFYQKIILAHSRIILYISQPAENSSTVSEVCANIELLSAHELQISHIQAKNNTGTVLESHNGHYLNLGSDVDIQQLKLLPGKLVCHGRINVNP
- a CDS encoding IS1 family transposase (programmed frameshift) — translated: MECPRCGSCHNRKNGKKRGKQNHICCDCGRQFIDVYKPPRGYSDEIKQECLKMYVNGMGFRGIERVKNVHHTTIIHWVKRVGTQLADTPNSKEIPQVGELDELETFIGFKKNKIWLWTAVNHFTQGILAWVLGDRSSTTFQQLWNIVQCWQSYFYVTDGYPVYPCFVPDGDQIVSKTYMTRVENENTRLRHYLARLHRKTLCYSKTEEMLRYSVRLLLHYLKYRSVPLPA
- the dps gene encoding DNA starvation/stationary phase protection protein Dps, whose amino-acid sequence is MNGSSEPRGKRLNTSEINLPLQVRAQLIDILNQTLATTIDLKTQIKQAYWNVDITNSSNLHELFNEIASELDLYIDLLAQRVTVLGGLAIGTARSAAGLSVLPEYPLHIVQGKDHVTSIAERLAIYGNLLWENIDRTAVLGDADTAYLYAEVSMVVDKRLWFLDAHLVNSVLQVSNQLAEYN
- a CDS encoding helix-turn-helix domain-containing protein, translating into MNWLTRKNKHELTTSLDQQRGEKLVAMGAKLSSSRQEKGLSLDEIVLLTRIPRRLLQAIEEGNLAELPEPVYIQGLIRQFADALGLNGAEFASNFPIGTHRVSLKSSWKHTPIGELRPLHLYLLYIFMILFSVGGLSQLLNANALQAVNNNQNKLKQNQQTLIQSQKFQPVSDINKSVNPQQVQIGLTLTEKSWIQVLVDGKVEYEGELPEGTHKTWKAQEQLTVRTNNAGGVLVSINKEKAKQLGEPGKQKEVTIAANTRS